ATCTGCGGATTATTGGCACTCTTACTTTTTGTTCGGTTTAGACAGCCTGCCTCTGAAGTAGTTTTAAACTAAATGATTGGTAAGCGGCATTAATAAAAACTAAAATGCACCAAAGAAATCACAAAGAGTAAGGTCCATAGTACGGTCCGCATCCAGTTTTTTTGGACCAGTTTATGGCATACCTTATCCACTGGAGTATGGTTATCAATACTTTGATGTAGGGGAACAAAAATTAAAAAAGTAAGTAGCCAAAGAACAACAATCAAGAGCATGCTCAAAATACTATACCAATTCTGAAATTGCCATAGTTGCACGCTTGCTAATATGAATTGAAGCGTTATTAAGGGCAAAACAATAAACGTTACTCTAATCGTGTATTTTTGATGCCAAATGAGAAGGTTTTCTTTGGAATAGTACTGAAAACAAGGGTATATCACCAATTGTACAGCCCAAATTAAAATTAAAAAACCAAAATCGATCAGTAAACGTGCTAGTGCTAAAGTCATATTAAATTGTTTTTCTTACGGACCAAGCCCAAAAGATGAATAAAGGATGAATGGCTAGTAAACGTACCCAAGCAATCCATGGTGACACACAAAAAGCGGTTTCAACACAAGAGCCTATTTGAATAAAATAAACGTGCGAAGGGATGAATAGGACTAATAAAACAATGATTCCTTTTACGGCCACTACTCTTGTTTTTGGCAAAGCTACGCCAATAGCCAACACTAGTTCTAAAAATCCACTTATATAATTTACACTTTCTGGATAGGGTACATAAGCAGGTATTAATCCGTAATAAAAATCAGGATGTATAAAATGATAACTTCCCGCAAAGGCATAAAATGCAACGAGTACATATCGCAACAATTTTATCAGCTTAGTTTCCATTGATACTCCGTATGAACTTTCTTTAAAATTAAAAAGAAGGGAATCCACCATATAAAATCGTTGGTCACTAAGGTGTATATAAATTCAAATGGAACATCGCCTTTTAAGTAATTAAAGATAAAGCCTAATGGACCAAATATCTTCCCTAAAAATCCTACGGCTACAATAGGCCAATGTTTCATTGGGTTGTAGGACGCCCACCAATAGCCCAAACCATATACACCAATGACCATGCCCATACCTTGCCATACCATAGGGTGATTTAAGGGCTCCATGCCCACCAAATTAAAAAAATGATTTGGAAATAGTACTACCCAAGCACCCCAAAGTAGGTTATAAATAGCGGCTAAACGTAGGGTTAATTTCATAGTTTTCTTTTTACCACAAAAATAAGGTATACAGGCTTTTATATTTATAAAAAACCTTATTTATTGCCTAAAATTTAAAGCGTCTTTTTAGGTCGTTAAAAAAAATTACGCTCTTCTACAAAGTCTTTTTAGGATATAATAAGCTATGAGTTTCTTTTATAATTGGAATTTTTATAGCGAACTATTGAGAGATAATTTTTTGGTCAAATCTAGTCGGGGATAATCCTCATGGGCTGTAAAAGTTCAGAGATTATTTTTTACGTTAACAATTACAACCAAATTCCTTGAATTTATGGGTACTTTTTTAGACCTTGACTGTATGATTTAAGTCTAGGTCTTGAATATTAGATTTTTTTTAAGGCTAACTTTTTAGGTTTTACTTTACTAAAAATTTAAGCTTTTACTGTTTAATATGTTGCTGTCTTGGCACGTCTGTGACCTATAGCTTATGGGATAGTTGGGTATATTGGAGCAGCCTGATGCTAGTGTACATAATAATTTGTTTATTTTTTTGTGCTTTTTTAAATCTATTGAGTACTTATACAATGTAATTACCTAAGAATGCAGGATAAAGAACAATTTGAAGCACTTATTTTAAAACATCAAGGACTCGTGTATAAGGTAGCACGCTTGTATGTAGATACACCAGAAGATCAGAGCGATTTGTACCAAGAAATTGTATATCAGCTTTGGAAATCAATTTCACAGTTTAAAGGAGATGCGAAAATAAGTACATGGATGTATCGGGTGGCATTGAATACCGCAATTGCTTTTTTACATCAAAAAAAGAAACGACAGCATACCACTAGCAGCTTCGAATTGCCTGAGATTATCGATGATTCTTCTTTGGAAAAAGAGGAACAAAGCAAATACTTGTATAAGGCTATTAAGCAACTTTCGGTTGTAGAAAGGGGAATTGTATTTCTATTTCTAGAAGGGAAAAGTTACCGAGAAATTGCAACTATAACAGGTTTTTCAGAAAGTAATGTAGGCACTAGAATGTTACGAATCAAAAAGAAATTAAAAGAATTAATACCACAATAGGCTATGGAATTACAAGATATTCAAACACAATGGAAGGCAATGAACGCACGCCTTGAAACAATAGAAATTATACAAAAAAATCAAATTATGGAAATGACGCAAAAAAAGTATAAAAGTAAATTTACAAAACTTTGGAATATTGAATTCTTTGGCGCTATCATCTGTTATGCCATGGCAGCATGGATTGTCATTGATTTTCAAAAATTTGATACTCCTTTTTATATGGCATGCGCAATTATTACACTTTTGTTTTTAGCTATTTTACCCATTTTTGTTTTAGGGTATATCTCAACTATTAAGAACATTTCATTAAGTGAAACAAGCTATAAAGAAACTATTGCAAAGTTTCAAAAAAATAAAAATAGGCTATTGGCAACCCAACAATTTTCTGGTGTTGCAGGTATATTCATCTTTTTTTTAAGTATGCCGGTTTTTTCAAAGCTATTTGGTAATGACCAATCCTTTGAGAGCCTAAAATTATCTCAATATATTTTTATTGCACTGACTTTTATTGCTGTTCTTTTATTTATACTGTGGAGTGTTAAAAAGTATAAAAACCTTATGAGGCATGCAGAAAAGATGCTGCAGGAACTAGAGGAGTGAACTACATAAAAACCTGCAAGAGTTGGCTTGAAAGAATTTATTATTGAATTCTTTACGTTGTTACTTGTAGCAGATAGCAATTAATTCATTTGTTTAAAACTAGAAGAGCTTTGATAAAGTTTAATTTTCTTAAGAAAATTTTTTTTACTCTTCCCAGCCCCAAGGTGCGGAAGGTGTTTCAACTGCTTTGGTGGTGTCAAAAGTTACCGTAAAGACTCTTTCGCTGCCAATTCGTTTTAAATTATAGCTAAATGAATTTTTATCAACGGTAATCCACCAAACATTGGTGGATGCATAGCCAATTAAATCGCTTGTTTCTTGATCCGCCGGAAAGAACTGAATGTTGGCTAATCCTGAATTTGTTGAGGTACCTCCGTATTGGGTTATTTTATCAGGACTACCATCTTCATGTCGGTGATCATGTTTTAGTGTGATTACCTCATCATTTTTAGTTAAAACCCAAGTTCTTGACTTATCATCGCCAACAAAAAAAGGAATCCGAATGCGGTTATCTTCACAGCTTTTAACATGCATCACTAATTTTTTGCCGGTAAAAGAATCGTCAGCTGAAGCCCCAGCCGTTATTTCGCCTTCGAAAGATTGCCCACAAAAGGTTTTTAATTGCTCCCAAAATTGTTCCGATCCAGTTGGGGATTGTGCAAAACTGAATTGAAATGTTAGTATAAGTAGTAAGAAGAAGGTGTTTTTCATGGTTTTTAAAGTGTAAGAAACAGTTTTGTTATTCTATTATTCTTTTTTAAATGATTTTTGTAGTTCAATTTAATCGTCATTCAAAGATATATCCCATTTAGCACTACTGGATACGGTTTTGATTTAGTTTAATACAAATTTCACAATTCAATTTTTTCTTTTTCAAATTAAGACCAACATGAGGTGTCCTAATTAATTACAAACAACTACAATTATTTTTAAATATCGTTAATTTATCTGAGAATTCATTTCTTAAACCACATGTTCAATAATCTTCTTGTGCCACTTTCGGGTTCAATAGCGCACTGGTATCACTAAGATTAGAAACAACATTGCTCGCTATTTTAGCTAATATGCTTTCTATAATTTTTCCACTTCGAGTTATGGTTAGGTCGCAGAAAAAGTGAATTTTATCAAGCTTTGCGATAGGGCCGAGGAGTTCGGGGATGTATTGTTTACTTTTTACTGTGATCTTCTGATTTGTGAAGCGTTTTTTAGTAATCGATAATCAGTTTTGGTGTTCGCTATGTTTTGTAAATAGTAGTCCATCAATTTTTTCTTAAACTATAAATTCTGATCTGCACTCAAGCAGTATCTATTTTTATAATAGCTATGAATATTTGCGTTATGACAATTTATGAGCTTTGTATTACTCATTATAAACTCCTATTTGTTCAATAATGCTTTGAATTAATTCGATTTCTATATCATGTACGCGACCATCTGCCTTTGCCATTTCTTGAAGCAAAATAACAAGTGTTCTTTTTTTATCTTCTGGCATGGCTTTGAGAATAGACATACCTTCATTTCCTGTGGTTTTTCTCGCTTCTTCTATTAAACCGGATTCAAATTTGAGAATTTTTGTTAAGTGTCTCAATAAGTGAATTTCCCTTTGACTCACATAACCATCCGCTAAAATAACTTCATCTATAGCTTTTACAATTGCTAATTTCTCTGCTAAATTAAATTCCATTTTTTATAGTATTAAATTAATCTTGTCTTTTTAAAATGTACTAATTTGAATTTGAAAAAATTAGTTTAGGTACTTGTTCTCCAAAACGCCAACTTTTTATTTTCTCGATATTTTCAATACATATGTAGCTAATAAGCAAGATTATTGCCTTAAATTTTAATGACTTTATAAGATTTAATAGCTCCATTTTGTTCTACACTAACGTAAATCATCCCTGGTCTAAAATTGGAGGTGTTTATGGTTGTTTCAGACGAACTATTTCCATTTAACTGTAGCTTTAATATCGTTTGTCCTTGTTCATCATAAATTTGGATATTGATTTTATCTGAGGTTATCCCAGTTATTATGTTTAAATAATCGGTTACTGGATTAGGGTAAACAACTAATGATTCCGAGGCAGAATTTACTTCCTCAGTAGTTGTTTTTGAGACTTCCACGGAACCAGAAACACATTGGTTTGCGTTGGAGCCATTGGCCGATTTTGAAGCACTTCCACATCCTTGTGTAATGATCTCCCATTGCAATCTTCCTCCATTGGTGTAAATGTCAAAAGTATGAGTACCAGGTAGAAACAATTCTGGTGGAGAACCTATAAATATTGCATTTCCCTTAAGGATGTTTTTAGCGCCATTTGGAATGAAAATAGGGACGTTTAAATTATTGGTATACTCAAACTGTAATTTTGTAGTTATTTCTGGGCGACCGGCAATCGTAAATGAAGTTCTACAAATATCAGAAGCTTTGATTCTATCATTACAACCCACAGTTGGATTTACAAAAAGTACTCCAGGTATTTGTGTAATCGTATAGTTTTCATACCCTGTTAAATTTGAAATATTGGCATATACAAAATATTCACCTCCGTTTAGATTCCCTGTCTGAATTACACCATCTTTATCTTTAATTATAAAATTATTTATTGTAGGGGTAAGGTCATTACAAACCAAGCCGTTGACCATGATGTTAAAGTTTGATGGTGTTGGGCTCCCTTCTTCAATAAAAGAATTTGATATTTCTACTTCGAGAGCTGTTTTGTTTATAGTCAATATGCCAGGTTCATAAGTAATAGTATAATTTTCTGGTTGTATAAAATCGCTAACGGCTATCGTAGTACTGTTTGTACACCCATCCGAAGGGGTAAAACTAAAGTCGCCTAAGACATCAGTAATGACTTCATCATAGGGTAATATTTCAGGACTAACTGAAATGCCAAAATCGGGTTGATCTAATTGTCCGTAGGTAATCACAGCATCATTAGCCTTGACTATAAGATTAAATTTATTGACTGTCAGTAGGCCTACATCAATATAGGAAATATCATAATTAGAAGAGGTATTCAAGGATGTGGACTTAATAATATATGGACTATCAGCAA
The sequence above is drawn from the Cellulophaga sp. Hel_I_12 genome and encodes:
- a CDS encoding RNA polymerase sigma factor is translated as MQDKEQFEALILKHQGLVYKVARLYVDTPEDQSDLYQEIVYQLWKSISQFKGDAKISTWMYRVALNTAIAFLHQKKKRQHTTSSFELPEIIDDSSLEKEEQSKYLYKAIKQLSVVERGIVFLFLEGKSYREIATITGFSESNVGTRMLRIKKKLKELIPQ
- a CDS encoding DoxX family protein, whose protein sequence is METKLIKLLRYVLVAFYAFAGSYHFIHPDFYYGLIPAYVPYPESVNYISGFLELVLAIGVALPKTRVVAVKGIIVLLVLFIPSHVYFIQIGSCVETAFCVSPWIAWVRLLAIHPLFIFWAWSVRKTI